A portion of the Corynebacterium heidelbergense genome contains these proteins:
- a CDS encoding class C sortase produces the protein MTQQLATSPSPNAGPHADKKRRRGAKRGSKRGANRVVAILIMLAGVCLLLYPVAATWIQNKMQSNAAQSYTQQIQDNTTAEQRRESLERAHQWNTDHAQGPILDPWLARVDKSNTEYAQYLKQLDLQDVMARVKIPSINSDLPVYHGTDQETLSRGVGHLFGSSLPVGGDGTHAVLTGHTGLANATLWDNLTKVKKGDAFYINVSGETLKYQVDDIRVVLPEQTDNLRPVPGQDLITLITCTPYGVNSHRLLVTGKRVPMDPKEAEDVLNSGSVPLQWWQKLAIAAAAVVLLVLLWWMLRARKKRSQAAQAVGKGEDATTLETATTPRTGGKHRPENTRGKAGR, from the coding sequence GTGACCCAACAACTAGCCACCTCGCCGTCTCCCAATGCCGGGCCGCACGCGGATAAGAAGCGCCGGCGTGGGGCGAAGCGTGGGTCCAAGCGGGGCGCGAACCGTGTTGTCGCGATCCTCATCATGCTCGCCGGGGTGTGCCTGCTGCTCTACCCCGTCGCCGCCACCTGGATCCAGAACAAGATGCAGTCCAACGCGGCGCAGTCCTACACCCAGCAGATCCAGGACAACACCACGGCCGAGCAGCGGCGGGAATCGCTCGAGCGCGCCCACCAGTGGAACACCGACCACGCCCAGGGGCCCATCCTGGACCCCTGGCTGGCCCGCGTAGATAAGAGCAACACCGAGTACGCTCAGTACCTCAAGCAGTTGGACCTGCAAGACGTCATGGCCCGCGTGAAAATCCCGAGCATCAACTCGGATTTGCCGGTCTATCACGGAACCGACCAGGAGACCCTCAGCCGAGGCGTAGGCCACCTCTTCGGCAGCTCCCTACCCGTCGGCGGCGACGGCACCCACGCCGTGCTCACGGGACATACCGGCCTGGCCAACGCCACGCTGTGGGACAACCTCACCAAGGTGAAAAAGGGCGATGCCTTCTACATCAACGTCTCCGGGGAAACCCTGAAGTACCAGGTGGACGATATCCGGGTGGTCCTGCCCGAACAGACCGACAACCTGCGCCCCGTCCCCGGCCAGGACCTCATCACGCTCATCACCTGCACCCCCTATGGGGTCAATTCCCACCGCCTGCTCGTTACCGGCAAGCGGGTACCCATGGACCCGAAGGAGGCCGAGGACGTTCTCAATAGCGGATCCGTGCCCCTGCAATGGTGGCAGAAGCTAGCGATCGCCGCTGCGGCAGTGGTGCTGCTGGTGTTGCTGTGGTGGATGCTGCGGGCGCGTAAGAAGCGCTCCCAGGCTGCCCAGGCGGTCGGGAAGGGTGAGGACGCCACCACCCTGGAAACCGCCACCACCCCCCGCACCGGCGGCAAGCATCGCCCGGAAAATACCCGAGGTAAGGCGGGTCGATGA
- a CDS encoding SpaH/EbpB family LPXTG-anchored major pilin produces the protein MPTRPPLAPALLRAMALALAAVLVLAVAPGLRPGSRAGLPGGWNPLGTAAAQGGQAPAYPSTIDGARTGSLSIHKSAGDPLKQFGDPTNPIAERGLRPMLGIAFTIRKVDDVDLRTNSGWEKLAKTRIADYYVGGSRAGSLGAPLVASTNAEGTATFPNLPVGAYYVEEDHASAQKAAASVVTPFIVTIPQTDHRDGAAPDSWIYDVEVFAKDQHLDVNKSASRTCANAKDRFDYGVSAALSAPDAADSIKRMELADPLPDQVRLVEGSSKVYLTSGRDKGVKQELAEGTDYTVRTAPGNVASVVLTASGLKKAAKERRGRPDAAITWTFTVEVLSGTDKQPGGQQTGVDSADNRAYLLVDGYPEFTTTETPGVPSNKVRVKIGGCSPTAPVTPIPIPVQNPDLPGGGPGSPVGESGGPGGDGGISPGGETAANPDQPGANGTQTDAGRFGGLAMTGANILILVLVGAGLIGVGVLLTRRNKRNQEE, from the coding sequence ATGCCCACGAGGCCCCCTCTCGCCCCTGCCCTCCTGCGTGCCATGGCGCTCGCGCTCGCGGCAGTGCTGGTCCTGGCCGTCGCGCCGGGCCTGCGGCCCGGTTCCCGGGCTGGCCTGCCCGGCGGCTGGAACCCGCTGGGGACCGCCGCCGCCCAAGGTGGGCAGGCGCCGGCATACCCCTCGACCATCGACGGGGCCCGGACCGGATCCCTCAGCATCCACAAATCCGCAGGGGACCCCCTCAAGCAATTCGGGGACCCCACCAACCCGATCGCTGAACGCGGGCTCCGGCCCATGCTGGGGATCGCTTTCACCATCCGCAAGGTGGACGACGTGGACCTGCGGACGAACTCCGGCTGGGAGAAGCTGGCCAAGACTCGTATCGCCGACTACTACGTCGGGGGTTCGCGGGCGGGCTCCTTGGGCGCGCCGCTGGTGGCGTCCACAAACGCAGAAGGAACCGCAACCTTCCCCAACCTGCCCGTCGGCGCCTACTACGTGGAAGAAGACCACGCCTCTGCGCAGAAAGCGGCCGCGAGCGTAGTCACCCCCTTCATCGTCACCATCCCCCAGACTGATCACCGCGACGGTGCGGCCCCGGACTCCTGGATTTACGACGTGGAAGTGTTCGCCAAGGACCAGCACCTGGATGTCAACAAGTCAGCCTCCCGGACCTGCGCGAACGCCAAAGACAGATTCGACTACGGCGTGAGCGCCGCCCTGTCGGCCCCGGACGCGGCGGACAGCATCAAGCGCATGGAACTGGCCGACCCCCTGCCCGACCAGGTGCGCCTCGTGGAGGGTAGCTCCAAGGTCTACCTGACTAGCGGCCGAGACAAGGGCGTGAAGCAGGAACTCGCCGAGGGGACGGACTACACCGTGCGCACCGCACCGGGGAACGTGGCCAGCGTGGTGCTCACCGCCAGCGGGCTGAAAAAGGCTGCCAAGGAGCGGCGTGGTCGACCCGATGCCGCCATCACCTGGACCTTCACCGTGGAGGTGCTCAGCGGTACTGACAAACAGCCAGGCGGGCAACAGACCGGGGTCGACTCCGCAGATAACCGCGCCTACCTTTTAGTTGACGGCTACCCGGAGTTCACCACCACCGAGACCCCAGGGGTGCCCAGCAACAAGGTGCGGGTAAAGATCGGGGGCTGCAGCCCCACCGCGCCCGTCACCCCCATCCCCATTCCGGTGCAGAACCCCGACCTCCCCGGAGGCGGGCCCGGAAGCCCCGTCGGCGAAAGCGGCGGCCCGGGCGGGGACGGTGGGATTAGCCCGGGCGGGGAGACCGCGGCGAACCCGGATCAGCCCGGGGCGAACGGAACCCAAACCGATGCCGGGCGCTTCGGCGGGTTGGCCATGACGGGTGCCAACATCCTCATCCTGGTGCTGGTCGGTGCGGGGCTGATCGGGGTTGGGGTGCTGCTGACTAGGCGGAACAAACGAAACCAGGAGGAGTAG
- a CDS encoding LssY C-terminal domain-containing protein produces the protein MLTQIYVPPYFIGRTRTSDDLLGDPVNLALNGTSRQIHAAMTKAGWILADDVTVRSSWAIIVSSVFKRSYSHAPVSPLMLFGRRQCLAYQQEVSGNASQRHHVRFWRCPDGWLLPGGRRVQWLGAGTYDKSVGLSLFTLQVTHKIDANIDIERDYIVSSLQGANPEVRLGMLKDFSTGYHHRNGGGDVIRTDGDLPVLDLTAITPAGAAPRTPESAAQAAEQLPLPVIRAGLGYPIPTDEGGVAAPDPDSPTDLPDARTQLDRLLGRQRPVAITVACICAAAMSLYAWVELLTNIALLEAAVDPALSPGSSRESTVFIATLVAAYLCIVLLAVLTYRGRSKPRVWLMFVTALIVGTDEVVQWTGLSESGWPAVSYINLLAAVVILLTLTTPSASAWSRGRSLG, from the coding sequence TTGCTCACCCAGATCTACGTGCCCCCGTATTTCATCGGCCGAACGCGCACCTCCGACGACCTGCTCGGGGACCCAGTGAACCTCGCATTGAATGGGACGTCGCGGCAGATCCACGCGGCGATGACCAAGGCGGGATGGATCCTCGCCGACGACGTCACTGTGCGCTCATCCTGGGCGATCATCGTCTCTTCCGTGTTCAAGCGCTCCTACAGCCACGCGCCTGTAAGCCCGCTGATGCTCTTCGGCCGGCGGCAGTGCCTGGCCTACCAACAGGAGGTCAGCGGCAACGCCTCCCAACGCCACCACGTTCGCTTTTGGCGTTGCCCCGACGGGTGGCTTCTCCCCGGCGGTCGGCGGGTGCAGTGGCTCGGCGCAGGGACCTACGACAAGTCCGTGGGACTCTCCCTGTTCACCCTTCAGGTCACCCACAAGATCGATGCAAACATCGATATTGAGCGGGATTACATCGTCAGCTCGCTGCAGGGCGCCAACCCGGAGGTCCGGCTGGGGATGCTCAAGGACTTCTCCACCGGCTACCACCACCGCAACGGCGGGGGCGACGTCATCCGAACCGATGGCGATCTGCCCGTTCTCGATCTCACCGCGATTACCCCCGCCGGGGCAGCACCCCGCACCCCGGAATCAGCCGCGCAGGCGGCCGAGCAGTTGCCCCTCCCGGTCATTCGGGCCGGACTGGGTTACCCCATTCCCACCGATGAAGGGGGCGTAGCTGCACCGGATCCGGATTCGCCGACGGACCTCCCCGACGCCAGAACTCAACTGGACCGACTCCTCGGCCGCCAGCGCCCCGTCGCCATTACCGTTGCCTGTATCTGCGCTGCGGCGATGTCGCTGTATGCGTGGGTGGAGTTGCTGACCAACATTGCGCTACTGGAGGCCGCCGTGGACCCGGCCCTGTCCCCCGGGTCCTCCCGGGAGTCCACGGTGTTCATCGCCACGTTGGTCGCGGCCTACCTCTGCATCGTCCTGCTGGCGGTGCTGACCTACCGGGGCCGGTCCAAGCCCCGGGTGTGGCTGATGTTCGTCACCGCCCTAATCGTCGGGACCGATGAGGTCGTCCAGTGGACGGGCTTATCGGAGAGCGGATGGCCGGCCGTGAGCTACATCAACCTCCTGGCCGCCGTGGTCATCCTGCTCACGCTCACCACCCCGAGCGCCAGCGCGTGGAGCCGCGGGCGGTCCTTGGGTTAA
- a CDS encoding low molecular weight phosphatase family protein, which produces MTGKDTDHTTTADNTAARHALVFGNIRRDLHRRYGAQLDEGSIDDILDKTIAEQTATARITTFLPVIVEREAANNIERHIEQAGIHVDPRQEILYVCEHNAGRSQLAASITHHLAHDDVVVRSVGLKTEEQIYPQVIEVLDEAGLPTDVLYQKQLVPRTVHRANVVVLLGVQDVPGVPADRYVRWDIPDPKGKTAEQVRAIRDDLESKIRALLQGMGATARA; this is translated from the coding sequence ATGACCGGGAAGGACACCGACCACACCACGACCGCGGACAACACCGCCGCCCGCCACGCGCTGGTCTTCGGCAACATCCGCCGCGACCTGCATCGACGCTACGGGGCGCAGCTCGATGAGGGCAGCATTGACGATATCCTCGATAAGACCATCGCCGAACAAACCGCCACCGCCCGAATCACCACCTTCCTGCCGGTCATTGTTGAACGCGAGGCCGCCAACAACATCGAACGCCACATCGAGCAAGCCGGAATCCACGTCGATCCCCGCCAGGAGATCCTCTACGTCTGCGAGCACAACGCCGGCCGCTCCCAACTGGCCGCGAGCATCACCCACCACCTCGCCCACGATGACGTGGTCGTGCGCTCCGTCGGGCTGAAAACCGAAGAACAGATCTACCCGCAGGTCATCGAGGTGCTCGACGAAGCTGGGCTGCCCACCGACGTGCTGTACCAAAAGCAGCTCGTGCCCCGCACCGTGCACCGGGCCAACGTGGTGGTGTTACTCGGCGTTCAGGACGTACCGGGGGTGCCTGCGGACCGCTACGTGCGCTGGGATATCCCGGACCCCAAGGGCAAGACCGCCGAGCAGGTCCGGGCTATCCGGGACGATCTGGAAAGCAAGATCCGCGCTCTTCTGCAAGGGATGGGGGCGACGGCCCGCGCGTAG
- a CDS encoding glycosyltransferase translates to MSATSSLDNQFDPTRLTRIILPKSGEPRDVRSLYIVENEQATPGRVTALSRTEAKIPAGTEISFETYFNAFPASYWRRWSQLSEVQLRVDLTGDARIDIYRSKIDGSRIAVTGGNVDVDSSGRGLAEFTVSLAPFEDGGWIWFDITCESETTIHSAGWYATRPAQGQVLCSEVQIWDATTNAYATLSAGEQLPPAEPRITVGIPTFNRPADAVAALEALSSDPEVDRVIDAVIMPDQGTKHPADEPGFPAVAEHYGQRLRIVPQGNLGGSGGYSRIMYEARDPQRGTDSPYILYMDDDIAIEPDSVLRALAASRYARNPMLVGGQMLNLQERSHLHTMGEVIDRSRFMWTAAPHTHYDHDFYRHPLRDRGTYGRNASGEHIDSKDLHRRIDVDYNGWWMCMIPRVVADTIGQPLPLFIKWDDGEFGLRARDHGFPTASWPGIAIWHMAWSDKDDAIDWQAYFHLRNRLIVAALQHEGSPNSIVASMAKATTKHLLCLEYSTVAIQNQAMKDFLAGPDHLFDILETALPRINKMRKNYSDAVVVPSAADLPPASGGPANLTRIPLSAGAKVKTLARALYNNAKPADARHHHAPQVNLPPIEARWFSLSRVDGATVTTADGRGVVYRKRDRGQMLALAKESAQLQREVARRFDELRTTYRAAHPYLTSREAWAQVFEPGSDLARSGAQVPGAPAQREPVRGETARGETARGESAQ, encoded by the coding sequence ATGTCCGCAACCAGCAGCTTAGATAACCAGTTTGACCCCACCCGTCTAACCCGCATCATCCTGCCGAAGAGCGGCGAACCCCGAGATGTGCGCTCCCTCTACATCGTGGAAAACGAGCAAGCTACCCCCGGCCGCGTCACCGCGCTCTCGCGTACCGAGGCAAAGATCCCGGCGGGCACGGAGATTAGTTTCGAAACCTACTTCAACGCCTTCCCCGCCTCCTACTGGCGCCGCTGGAGCCAGCTCAGCGAGGTGCAGCTGCGCGTGGACCTCACCGGGGATGCCCGCATCGACATCTACCGTTCGAAAATCGATGGTTCCCGTATCGCCGTGACCGGGGGCAACGTGGACGTGGACAGCAGCGGCCGGGGGCTTGCGGAATTCACCGTCTCCCTGGCCCCCTTCGAGGACGGCGGCTGGATCTGGTTCGACATCACCTGCGAATCCGAGACCACCATTCACTCCGCCGGTTGGTACGCAACCCGACCCGCGCAAGGCCAGGTCCTGTGTTCCGAAGTGCAGATTTGGGACGCCACCACCAACGCGTACGCCACACTGTCCGCCGGGGAGCAGCTTCCTCCGGCCGAACCGCGCATCACCGTGGGCATCCCGACTTTTAACCGCCCGGCCGATGCCGTCGCCGCCCTGGAAGCCCTGTCTAGCGACCCGGAAGTAGACCGCGTGATCGATGCCGTGATCATGCCGGACCAGGGCACCAAGCACCCCGCCGACGAGCCCGGTTTCCCCGCCGTCGCCGAACACTACGGGCAGCGGCTGCGCATCGTGCCGCAGGGCAACCTCGGCGGATCCGGCGGGTACTCCCGCATCATGTACGAGGCCCGGGACCCGCAGCGCGGCACCGACAGCCCCTACATCCTCTACATGGATGATGACATCGCCATCGAGCCGGACTCCGTCCTGCGCGCCCTCGCCGCCAGCCGGTACGCCCGCAACCCCATGCTCGTCGGCGGGCAGATGCTCAACCTGCAGGAGCGCAGCCACCTGCACACCATGGGGGAGGTCATCGACCGCAGCCGCTTCATGTGGACCGCGGCTCCTCACACCCACTACGACCACGACTTCTACCGCCACCCCCTGCGGGATCGCGGCACCTACGGGCGCAACGCCTCTGGGGAGCACATCGACTCGAAGGACCTGCACCGCCGAATCGACGTGGACTACAACGGCTGGTGGATGTGCATGATCCCGCGCGTTGTCGCGGACACCATCGGCCAACCCCTACCGCTGTTCATCAAGTGGGACGACGGCGAGTTCGGGCTGCGGGCGCGAGACCACGGGTTCCCCACTGCCTCCTGGCCCGGCATTGCGATCTGGCACATGGCATGGTCCGACAAGGACGATGCCATCGACTGGCAGGCCTACTTCCACCTGCGCAACCGCCTGATCGTCGCCGCGCTGCAGCACGAGGGCTCCCCGAACAGCATCGTCGCATCCATGGCGAAGGCCACCACGAAGCACCTGCTGTGCCTGGAGTACTCCACGGTCGCCATCCAGAACCAGGCGATGAAGGACTTCCTGGCCGGGCCGGATCACCTTTTCGACATCCTGGAGACGGCCCTGCCCCGCATCAACAAGATGCGCAAGAACTACTCCGACGCGGTGGTCGTGCCCTCCGCGGCGGACCTGCCCCCGGCCAGCGGGGGACCCGCCAACCTCACCCGCATCCCCCTGAGCGCTGGGGCCAAAGTGAAAACTCTCGCCCGCGCACTCTACAACAACGCCAAGCCGGCGGACGCCCGCCATCACCACGCCCCCCAGGTGAACCTGCCCCCCATCGAGGCCCGCTGGTTCAGCCTGTCCCGCGTGGATGGAGCCACCGTGACCACGGCGGATGGGCGCGGCGTGGTTTACCGCAAGCGGGATCGCGGGCAAATGCTCGCGCTGGCCAAGGAGTCCGCCCAGTTGCAGCGGGAAGTGGCCCGCCGCTTCGATGAACTGCGCACCACCTACCGGGCGGCCCACCCCTACCTGACCAGCCGGGAGGCCTGGGCCCAGGTCTTCGAGCCCGGATCGGATTTGGCCCGG